In Leptospira licerasiae serovar Varillal str. VAR 010, the genomic window ATGATCTTTGCAAAGTTCAGGATACATGCCCAGTACCAGCCAATGATCTTAAAATGGGGAATTATAGGCGCGCTCATCTTTAGAGCTGCGATGATCTTTTCCGGTGCGGAACTAGTTTCGAGATTCGATTGGATCTTATACTTCTTCGGATTCTTACTCCTCTACTCCGCTTGGAAAATGTTCTTCCACGACGAAGAGGAAGATTTCGATCCGGAAGAAATGACACTTCTAAAGTATGCTCGCAAACTTCTTCCGATGTCCAAAACATTCCATCCGGAAAAGTTTTTGGTAAAAGAGCATGGAAAAACCCTTTTTACTTCTACCTTTTTGATACTTCTGGTTGTGGAATTCAGCGATATTCTTTTCGCGATAGATTCTATTCCTGCGATCTTCTCCATCACCCAAGATAGTTTTATTATCTATACTTCCAACGTATTCGCGATCTTAGGACTCAGGTCTCTCTTCTTCCTACTCGGTGGAGTGATGGAACTATTCGTATATTTGAAAAAAGGTGTCTCTCTGCTTCTCGCGTTTGTAGGAGTAAAACTTCTTCTTCCTGCGTTTTCAGGATACGTTTTCGGAAGAGTCATCCATGTATCCATTGAGATCTCTTTGGTTGTGATCATTGGAACTCTAACACTTTCTATTCTTGCTTCCATTCCGCATTATCTTAAAACGAAAAAAGGAGCCTGACGGTAAATCGAATGGCATCAAAAAAACTTTTCTCCGAATTTCCACCGGTTTCCACCGAAGAATGGACGAACCTGATCACAAAGGATCTTAAAGGTGCGGACTTCGAAAAAAAACTGGTTTGGGAAACCCAAGAAGGATTTAAGATCCTACCGTTTTATAGAAGAGAAAATCTAAAAGGAAAGGAATGGCTCCTCTCCAATCTTCCCGGAAAATTTCCTTATCTTAGATCCACCCGCAAACTCACTAACGATTGGAGTATACGACAAGATATAGATACTCCTGATCTAAAGACTGCAAAAGAATTAGCTGTCGAAGCTATCTCCAACGGAGTTTCCGCGTTGGGATTTGTTCTGGCGGATGTTGGTTCCGGAAGAAAAGGAATACAGATCAAAAACGAAAAGGATCTGGAATTCTTACTCGCGGACCTACCTCTGAACGAGATCACTCTTCATTTTGTAGCGGAAGAAAAATCGCCTGAACTTTATTCCTGGCTTCCTAAAAACAAAACTCTTGTGGGCGGACTAGGTTACGATCCATACAGAATTTTAGCAAGACAAGGCCATTCCGGCGGACATGGTCCTGAAACTTTAAAACCGATCCTGGCGGAACTTGCCGGCAAGTGGAAAAATTTCAGAGCTCTTACGATCCACTCTTCCACATTTAGAGACAGCGGCTCTACGATCGTTCAGGAGCTTGCATACACTCTCGCACTCGGTTCCGAATATTTGTATCGTTTGGGGGAACTAGGAGTTTCTCCTGAAGTAGTAAACTCCCAGACAATTTTCCAATTTACGATTGGTCCTGATTATTTCTTAGAGATTGCAAAGTTTAGAGCGGCCAGAACTCTTTGGGCAGAAATATTTTCCTCTTATTCTTCCGATAAGGGAGAAGCTTCTCTTCCGTTTATCGAAGCGGAGACCGCAAGATACAACTACGGGATCTACGATCTTCATAATAATATTCTAAGAGGAACTACAGAGGCAATCTCTGCTGCTATCGGCGGGGCTGAAGTCATCAATGTTCTTCCATTCGATCATCTATTACAACCCGCGGATTCTTTCTCTCTAAGGATCGCAAGAAACGTGCAGCTCCTTTTAAAACACGAATCTTATTTGGACAAGGTGGCGGATCCTTCATCCGGTTCTTATTATATAGAAACGATTACCGACCAGATCATCGAGCAAGCTTGGAAATTGTTTACAGAAGTGGAGAAAGACGGTGGATTCTTGGAATGTCTGAAATCCGGAAAGATCCAAAATTCTATTTTGGAATCCAGAAAGAAGAAGGAAGAAAATTACTCCACTCGTAAAGAGATCTTCCTCGGAACAAACCAGTACCCGAATTCCAAAGATAAGATCCAAAACAAAGATCTGAACAAACATGTCGAGGCTCCGAATCTTCCTGCAAGCGCTAACGAACTGAAAGTGACCGCACTTCCCGAATTTTTTGCAGGAGATGCAATCGAAGAGATACGGATAAAAACGGAAAGTTATGAAGCTAAAAATAAAACTTCCGTAAAAGTACTTCTTCTTCCTTTGGGCGACTTAAAAATGAAGAAGGCAAGAGCCATCTTCTCTCTCAACTTCTTAGGATGCGCCGGATTCCAAATAGTAGATCCGGGAAGTTACGAAACCTCTGACGAGGCGATCGCAGGCATCCAAAAAGAAAATCCTCAGATAGTGGTCTTCTGTAGTTCCGACGAAGAAGTTTCCTCTTATGTGAAGGATATTCTGCCCAAATTGAAATCCAAACCGCTCGTATATGTGGCCGGTTATCCAAAAGAAATTCTTTCCGAACTGGAGTCCGCAGGCGTAAACGGATTCATCCATGTCCGATCCAATTTATTAGAAACACTTTCCGATCTTCAAAAGAGGCTAGGAATCCAATGAAAAGACCTACATTTTCCCCTAACAGAACTCCGGTAACAGTAGATACTAAATTCGAATCCTGGTCCAAAGAAGCTTTGGATGAATTAGGACTTTCTAAATTAGAAGAAACGATTTGGAACACTCCTGAAAAAGTGCCGGTTAAGCCTGTATATGTTCCTAAAGATGCGGAGGCCTTGGAACATTTGGATTACGCGGCAGGGATACCTCCTTTTTTAAGAGGACCCTACTCCACTATGTATGTCCAACAACCTTGGACCATTCGTCAGTACGCTGGTTTTTCCACTGCGGAAGAATCCAACGCATTCTATCGTAGGAACTTAGCAGCGGGACAAAAAGGTCTTTCCGTTGCATTCGACTTAGCGACTCACAGAGGATACGATTCCGATCACGAAAGAGTAGTCGGAGACGTAGGAAAAGCAGGGGTGGCGATAGATTCAGTTCTGGATATGAAGATACTCTTCGACCAGATCCCTTTAGATCAGATGTCGGTTTCCATGACGATGAACGGTGCCGTCATTCCTACATTAGCTTTTTATATTGTAGCTGCTGAAGAACAAGGTGTAAAACCGGAACAACTTTCAGGTACCATCCAGAATGATATCTTAAAAGAGTTCATGGTAAGAAACACCTATATCTATCCGCCGGAACCTTCCATGAGGATTATCGCAGATATTTTCAAATATACCACTGACTTCATGCCTAAGTTCAATTCCATCTCTATCTCTGGTTACCATATGCAAGAAGCTGGAGCCACTGCGGATATAGAACTTGCTTATACTTTAGCCGATGGTTTGGAATACCTACGCACAGGTATCAAGGCAGGAATGGATGTGGATAGTTTTGCACCTCGCCTTTCCTTCTTCTGGGCGATCGGTATGAACCATTTTATGGAAATCGCAAAGATGAGAGCAGGAAGACTTCTATGGGCGAAACTTGTTAAGACATTCCATCCTAAAAATAACAAGTCCTTAGCTCTTAGGACCCACTGCCAGACTTCCGGCTGGAGTTTAACGGAACAAGATCCTTTTAATAACGTAGGAAGAACCTGTATTGAGGCTCTTGCCGCGGCCCTAGGCCACACTCAATCTTTGCATACGAACGCGTTAGACGAAGCGATCGCGCTCCCTACGGACTTCTCCGCAAGGATCGCAAGAAATACTCAGATCTATCTGCAGGAAGAAACTAATATCCACAGAGTTGTGGATCCTTGGGGCGGTTCCTTCTATGTAGAATCGCTGACTGCGGAACTTGCAGAAAGAGCTTGGGAACTCATCCAAGAAGTGGAACAACTCGGCGGTATCGCAAAAGCGATTGAGACAGGAATTCCGAAAATGAGGATAGAAGAAGCCGCTGCACGTAAGCAGGCAAGGATTGACTCCGGAAAAGACGTAATCGTAGGTATCAATCGTTATCGTCCTTCTAAGGAAAATCCTCTGGAGATCTTGGATATCGATAATACTGCAGTTAGAGAATCGCAGATCCGCAAACTAAACGAACTCAAAAAAAACCGAGACAACGCGGCAGTTACAGCTGCGTTAGATGCAATCACTGAATGCGCTAAAACAGGGAACGGAAACTTGCTTGCTCTTGCAGTAGATGCGGCTAGAAAAAGAGCTACTCTTGGCGAGATCTCTTTCGCTATGGAGAAAATTTTCGGCAGATATAAATCCGTCACTCATATGATCAAAGGAGTGTACTCGGAGGAGATCATGGATGATCCGGATTTCAAAAAGGCAAAAGAACTCTCCGCAAAGTTCGCAAAACTGGAAGGAAGACAGCCTAGGATCATGGTCGCGAAGATGGGACAGGACGGACATGATAGAGGTGCAAAAGTAATCTCCACAAGCTTTGCGGATATGGGATTCGACGTTGATATAGGTCCTCTATTCCAAACCCCAGCTGAAGCGGCAAAACAAGCGATAGAGAACGACGTACATGTGCTAGGAGTTTCTAGTCTTGCAGCAGGTCATAAAACGTTAGTTCCCCAGGTGATCCAAGAGCTTAAAAAACTCGGAAGAGAAGATATCCTAGTCATCGCAGGCGGAGTCATACCTCAGCAGGATTATGATTTCTTATATAAAGCCGGAGTGAACGGGATTTTCGGACCTGGAACTAAGATCTCCAAGGCAGGCGCTGAGATCCTAGAACTTCTGATCAAGAGTGTAGAAGGATAATCCCTTATGCCTCAGACCGAGGGAGAAAAAGAGACCCATATCCGAGGCTCTGTAAAAAAGAAGAGCCTTCCGGATGCGGACACTTTTTCCCGAGGGATCCTTGCCGGGGATATTGTTCTATTAAGTAGAGCGATCACTCTTATAGAGAGTACGTTACCTTCTCACCAAGAACTTGCCGAAGCTATATTAGAAAAATGTTTACCTCATTCTGGTAAAAGTATCCGAGTGGGCATCACAGGTATTCCGGGAGTAGGTAAAAGTACTTTTATAGAGGCCTTCGGAAATCATCTTTTAGCCCAAGGCAGAAAGATCGCAGTCCTTACAATAGATCCCACTTCGCAATTATCTAGAGGATCCATACTCGGAGATAAGACCAGAATGGAGACTCTCTCGCGCAG contains:
- the scpA gene encoding methylmalonyl-CoA mutase, translated to MKRPTFSPNRTPVTVDTKFESWSKEALDELGLSKLEETIWNTPEKVPVKPVYVPKDAEALEHLDYAAGIPPFLRGPYSTMYVQQPWTIRQYAGFSTAEESNAFYRRNLAAGQKGLSVAFDLATHRGYDSDHERVVGDVGKAGVAIDSVLDMKILFDQIPLDQMSVSMTMNGAVIPTLAFYIVAAEEQGVKPEQLSGTIQNDILKEFMVRNTYIYPPEPSMRIIADIFKYTTDFMPKFNSISISGYHMQEAGATADIELAYTLADGLEYLRTGIKAGMDVDSFAPRLSFFWAIGMNHFMEIAKMRAGRLLWAKLVKTFHPKNNKSLALRTHCQTSGWSLTEQDPFNNVGRTCIEALAAALGHTQSLHTNALDEAIALPTDFSARIARNTQIYLQEETNIHRVVDPWGGSFYVESLTAELAERAWELIQEVEQLGGIAKAIETGIPKMRIEEAAARKQARIDSGKDVIVGINRYRPSKENPLEILDIDNTAVRESQIRKLNELKKNRDNAAVTAALDAITECAKTGNGNLLALAVDAARKRATLGEISFAMEKIFGRYKSVTHMIKGVYSEEIMDDPDFKKAKELSAKFAKLEGRQPRIMVAKMGQDGHDRGAKVISTSFADMGFDVDIGPLFQTPAEAAKQAIENDVHVLGVSSLAAGHKTLVPQVIQELKKLGREDILVIAGGVIPQQDYDFLYKAGVNGIFGPGTKISKAGAEILELLIKSVEG
- a CDS encoding TerC/Alx family metal homeostasis membrane protein; translated protein: MISFSQKDSTLFLIFSVVVGLLIYLDLFVLNKRAHKLSLRESGYWTLFWVTLAFSFSLLVYIFHEDPSNPGLAKQKTLEFLAGYLLEYSLSVDNLFVFIMIFAKFRIHAQYQPMILKWGIIGALIFRAAMIFSGAELVSRFDWILYFFGFLLLYSAWKMFFHDEEEDFDPEEMTLLKYARKLLPMSKTFHPEKFLVKEHGKTLFTSTFLILLVVEFSDILFAIDSIPAIFSITQDSFIIYTSNVFAILGLRSLFFLLGGVMELFVYLKKGVSLLLAFVGVKLLLPAFSGYVFGRVIHVSIEISLVVIIGTLTLSILASIPHYLKTKKGA
- a CDS encoding methylmalonyl-CoA mutase family protein; protein product: MASKKLFSEFPPVSTEEWTNLITKDLKGADFEKKLVWETQEGFKILPFYRRENLKGKEWLLSNLPGKFPYLRSTRKLTNDWSIRQDIDTPDLKTAKELAVEAISNGVSALGFVLADVGSGRKGIQIKNEKDLEFLLADLPLNEITLHFVAEEKSPELYSWLPKNKTLVGGLGYDPYRILARQGHSGGHGPETLKPILAELAGKWKNFRALTIHSSTFRDSGSTIVQELAYTLALGSEYLYRLGELGVSPEVVNSQTIFQFTIGPDYFLEIAKFRAARTLWAEIFSSYSSDKGEASLPFIEAETARYNYGIYDLHNNILRGTTEAISAAIGGAEVINVLPFDHLLQPADSFSLRIARNVQLLLKHESYLDKVADPSSGSYYIETITDQIIEQAWKLFTEVEKDGGFLECLKSGKIQNSILESRKKKEENYSTRKEIFLGTNQYPNSKDKIQNKDLNKHVEAPNLPASANELKVTALPEFFAGDAIEEIRIKTESYEAKNKTSVKVLLLPLGDLKMKKARAIFSLNFLGCAGFQIVDPGSYETSDEAIAGIQKENPQIVVFCSSDEEVSSYVKDILPKLKSKPLVYVAGYPKEILSELESAGVNGFIHVRSNLLETLSDLQKRLGIQ